A DNA window from Nymphalis io chromosome 28, ilAglIoxx1.1, whole genome shotgun sequence contains the following coding sequences:
- the LOC126779105 gene encoding LIM and SH3 domain protein Lasp isoform X1, with protein MNKTCARCEKTVYPTEELKCLDKVWHKGCFKCQECGMTLNMRTYKGYGKLPYCESHVPKAKHTTMAETPELKRIAENTKLQSNVKYHADFEKSKGKFTQVADDPETLRIKANTKIISNVAYHGDLEKKAQMEKQRQINENGEIVDVATNDNYHQQIENYATEMLPPNLPPPNLPPKNHYQTPVAQSHRQYQPEYRQDEYYSQPKYENYPQNANQYQSYGNQKIGRIQDYDPLSDGPRQPPNTQRASATLIYNSSNEGKRGAHQVLQQQQQQQQQQQQQQQSSRHIGRVTDLDPLANEQQNHRASNHHNQRVYIAMYDYEANDSDEVSFREGDYISNVTSIDEGWMTGQVLRTGRTGMLPANYVELATDGRPR; from the exons GTGTGGCACAAAGGCTGTTTCAAATGCCAAGAATGCGGGATGACGCTCAACATGAGAACTTACAAGGGCTACGGGAAGCTGCCGTACTGCGAATC ACATGTCCCGAAGGCGAAGCACACAACAATGGCGGAAACGCCGGAACTGAAGCGGATAGCTGAGAATACAAAATTACAGAGCAACGTCAAATACCACGCTGACTTCGAGAAGAGTAAGGGGAAATTCACACAG GTAGCAGATGATCCAGAAACCCTCAGAATCAAGGCgaacacaaaaataatcagCAATGTCGCGTATCACGGGGACTTGGAGAAGAAGGCGCAGATGGAAAAACAGAGGCAGATAAACGAGAACGGAGAAATCGTGG ACGTAGCCACCAACGATAACTACCACCAACAAATCGAAAATTACGCCACTGAAATGCTACCACCGAACTTACCACCGCCGAATCTGCCACCGAAGAACCACTACCAGACACCAGTAGCGCAGTCTCATCGTCAGTACCAACCGGAGTATCGCCAGGACGAATATTATTCACAACCAAAATACGAGAACTATCCACAGAATGCAAATCAGTATCAGAGTTATGGTAACCAGAAGATTGGTAGGATTCAAGATTACGATCCTCTGAGCGATGGTCCGAGACAGCCTCCGAACACGCAGAGGGCGTCAGCTACTTTGATTTATAACAGTTCCAATGAAGGGAAGCGAG GTGCGCATCAAGTCCTGCAgcagcaacaacaacaacagcagcagcagcagcagcagcagcagagTAGCCGGCACATCGGTCGCGTCACCGACCTCGACCCACTTGCTAACGAACAGCAAAACCATCGCGCTTCAAACCACCACAATCAG AGAGTTTACATTGCCATGTATGACTACGAAGCGAACGACAGTGATGAA GTGTCATTCCGCGAAGGCGACTACATATCGAACGTGACCTCCATCGACGAGGGCTGGATGACGGGGCAGGTGCTCCGCACCGGTCGCACCGGCATGCTGCCCGCCAACTACGTGGAGCTCGCCACCGACGGCCGTCCGCGCTGA
- the LOC126779105 gene encoding LIM and SH3 domain protein Lasp isoform X2: MNKTCARCEKTVYPTEELKCLDKVWHKGCFKCQECGMTLNMRTYKGYGKLPYCESHVPKAKHTTMAETPELKRIAENTKLQSNVKYHADFEKSKGKFTQVADDPETLRIKANTKIISNVAYHGDLEKKAQMEKQRQINENGEIVGAHQVLQQQQQQQQQQQQQQQSSRHIGRVTDLDPLANEQQNHRASNHHNQRVYIAMYDYEANDSDEVSFREGDYISNVTSIDEGWMTGQVLRTGRTGMLPANYVELATDGRPR; encoded by the exons GTGTGGCACAAAGGCTGTTTCAAATGCCAAGAATGCGGGATGACGCTCAACATGAGAACTTACAAGGGCTACGGGAAGCTGCCGTACTGCGAATC ACATGTCCCGAAGGCGAAGCACACAACAATGGCGGAAACGCCGGAACTGAAGCGGATAGCTGAGAATACAAAATTACAGAGCAACGTCAAATACCACGCTGACTTCGAGAAGAGTAAGGGGAAATTCACACAG GTAGCAGATGATCCAGAAACCCTCAGAATCAAGGCgaacacaaaaataatcagCAATGTCGCGTATCACGGGGACTTGGAGAAGAAGGCGCAGATGGAAAAACAGAGGCAGATAAACGAGAACGGAGAAATCGTGG GTGCGCATCAAGTCCTGCAgcagcaacaacaacaacagcagcagcagcagcagcagcagcagagTAGCCGGCACATCGGTCGCGTCACCGACCTCGACCCACTTGCTAACGAACAGCAAAACCATCGCGCTTCAAACCACCACAATCAG AGAGTTTACATTGCCATGTATGACTACGAAGCGAACGACAGTGATGAA GTGTCATTCCGCGAAGGCGACTACATATCGAACGTGACCTCCATCGACGAGGGCTGGATGACGGGGCAGGTGCTCCGCACCGGTCGCACCGGCATGCTGCCCGCCAACTACGTGGAGCTCGCCACCGACGGCCGTCCGCGCTGA